A single window of Nematostella vectensis chromosome 4, jaNemVect1.1, whole genome shotgun sequence DNA harbors:
- the LOC5506965 gene encoding NFATC2-interacting protein isoform X16: MSRKTGPRSGVNLQAEKRRKVEESDDDLDLFSFDNQIPLTFSVPTSQTAISIDDSDDSDVDQGWERTNEAENDVVDLANSSEDDELDQALAVDGADDSGNLDERQESHGSRRSPSPPPPPLQADLIKLHVQMQRSTREFDALKQVFTASPVPIRNPSIILLNEESACSSVDREIHLKIRTASGIKRFSLKAIEKFESVIEELAAQEGVDKKNILLSLRDQNINPDDTPLRVGATVADIIECVLLKSQIPEEDENAMTIRVHSGSAATSKDFKVIKDYMVIKDQPLQSLIDRYCEFRKLPSSKLQFSFDGDVIKGSSTPAELELEDEDILDVRTF; this comes from the exons ATGTCCAGGAAGACAGGACCGAGATCTGGGGTGAATTTACAAGCTGAAAAAAGGCGGAAGGTCGAAGAATCGGATGATGATCTTGATCTgttttcatttgacaaccaaatcCCCCTGACATTCAGTGTACCGACCAGCCAAACGGCCATCAGTAtagatgatagtgatgattcAGATGTGGATCAAGGCTGGGAGAGAACCAATGAGGCGGAGAATGATGTTGTAGATCTGGCTAATAGCAGCGAAGACGACGAACTCGACCAAGCACTAGC GGTGGATGGTGCTGATGACTCGGGTAACTTAGATGAAAGACAGGAGAGTCATGGCAGTAGACGATCCCCATCCCCTCCACCACCCCCACTGCAAGCTGATTTGATAAAGCTGCATGTTCAGATGCAGAGGTCTACAAG AGAATTTGATGCTCTAAAGCAAGTATTCACAGCATCCCCAGTCCCCATCAGGAACCCAagcattattttacttaaTGAGGAATCTGCCTGCTCCTCGGTTGACAGAGAAATACATCTCAAAATAAGGACGGCATCAGGGATCAAACGATTCTCTCTCAAAGCT attgaaAAGTTTGAGTCAGTTATAGAAGAGCTAGCAGCTCAAGAAGGAGTAGACaagaaaaacattcttttATCCTTAAGGGATCAAAACATCAACCCAGACGACACTCCACTCAGGGTGGGGGCAACTGTGGCAGATATCATTG AATGTGTTTTACTAAAGTCACAAATTCCAGAGGAGGATGAAAATGCCATGACAATCAGAGTCCATAGTGGCAGCGCTGCCACGTCCAAGGACTTCAAGGTTATCAAG GACTACATGGTTATCAAG GATCAGCCTCTGCAAAGTCTCATCGACAGATACTGCGAGTTTCGCAAACTTCCATCTTCCAAGCTTCAGTTTTCGTTTGACGGAGATGTGATCAAGGGCAGTTCAACACCAGCCGAGCTAGAGCTGGAAGATGAGGATATCTTGGATGTCAGAACATTTTAG
- the LOC5506965 gene encoding NFATC2-interacting protein isoform X19: MSRKTGPRSGVNLQAEKRRKVEESDDDLDLFSFDNQIPLTFSVPTSQTAISIDDSDDSDVDQGWERTNEAENDVVDLANSSEDDELDQALAVDGADDSGNLDERQESHGSRRSPSPPPPPLQADLIKLHVQMQRSTREFDALKQVFTASPVPIRNPSIILLNEESACSSVDREIHLKIRTASGIKRFSLKAIEKFESVIEELAAQEGVDKKNILLSLRDQNINPDDTPLRVGATVADIIECVLLKSQIPEEDENAMTIRVHSGSAATSKDFKVIKDQPLQSLIDRYCEFRKLPSSKLQFSFDGDVIKGSSTPAELELEDEDILDVRTF, from the exons ATGTCCAGGAAGACAGGACCGAGATCTGGGGTGAATTTACAAGCTGAAAAAAGGCGGAAGGTCGAAGAATCGGATGATGATCTTGATCTgttttcatttgacaaccaaatcCCCCTGACATTCAGTGTACCGACCAGCCAAACGGCCATCAGTAtagatgatagtgatgattcAGATGTGGATCAAGGCTGGGAGAGAACCAATGAGGCGGAGAATGATGTTGTAGATCTGGCTAATAGCAGCGAAGACGACGAACTCGACCAAGCACTAGC GGTGGATGGTGCTGATGACTCGGGTAACTTAGATGAAAGACAGGAGAGTCATGGCAGTAGACGATCCCCATCCCCTCCACCACCCCCACTGCAAGCTGATTTGATAAAGCTGCATGTTCAGATGCAGAGGTCTACAAG AGAATTTGATGCTCTAAAGCAAGTATTCACAGCATCCCCAGTCCCCATCAGGAACCCAagcattattttacttaaTGAGGAATCTGCCTGCTCCTCGGTTGACAGAGAAATACATCTCAAAATAAGGACGGCATCAGGGATCAAACGATTCTCTCTCAAAGCT attgaaAAGTTTGAGTCAGTTATAGAAGAGCTAGCAGCTCAAGAAGGAGTAGACaagaaaaacattcttttATCCTTAAGGGATCAAAACATCAACCCAGACGACACTCCACTCAGGGTGGGGGCAACTGTGGCAGATATCATTG AATGTGTTTTACTAAAGTCACAAATTCCAGAGGAGGATGAAAATGCCATGACAATCAGAGTCCATAGTGGCAGCGCTGCCACGTCCAAGGACTTCAAGGTTATCAAG GATCAGCCTCTGCAAAGTCTCATCGACAGATACTGCGAGTTTCGCAAACTTCCATCTTCCAAGCTTCAGTTTTCGTTTGACGGAGATGTGATCAAGGGCAGTTCAACACCAGCCGAGCTAGAGCTGGAAGATGAGGATATCTTGGATGTCAGAACATTTTAG
- the LOC5506965 gene encoding uncharacterized protein LOC5506965 isoform X6: protein MSRKTGPRSGVNLQAEKRRKVEESDDDLDLFSFDNQIPLTFSVPTSQTAISIDDSDDSDVDQGWERTNEAENDVVDLANSSEDDELDQALAVDGADDSGNLDERQESHGSRRSPSPPPPPLQADLIKLHVQMQRSTREFDALKQVFTASPVPIRNPSIILLNEESACSSVDREIHLKIRTASGIKRFSLKAIEKFESVIEELAAQEGVDKKNILLSLRDQNINPDDTPLRVGATVADIIECVLLKSQIPEEDENAMTIRVHSGSAATSKDFKVIKDYMVIKVWYSTFFCSFTIHTGPHGYQGMVFYLLLLFYHPHRTSRLSRYGILPSFALLPSTQDYMVIKVWYSTFFCSFTIHTGLQGYQGMVFYLLLLFYNSHRTTWLSRYGILPSFALSPSTQDCTVIKVWYSTFFCSFTIHTGLQGYQGMVFYLLLLFYHPHRTTRLSRYGILPSFALLPSTQDFKVIKVWYSTFFCSFTIHTGLQGYQGMVFYLLLLFYHPHRTTRLSRYGILPSFALLPFTQDYTVIKVWYSTFFCSFTIHTGLHGYQGMVLYILLLFYHPHRTSRLSRYGILPPFALLPFTQDYTVIKVWYSTFFCSKDIKISRYGILPFLPFYHPHRTTWLSRYGILPSFALLPYTQDYTVIKVWYSTFFALLPSTQDYMVIKIWYLPSSALLPSTQDYTVIKDYMVIKDQPLQSLIDRYCEFRKLPSSKLQFSFDGDVIKGSSTPAELELEDEDILDVRTF, encoded by the exons ATGTCCAGGAAGACAGGACCGAGATCTGGGGTGAATTTACAAGCTGAAAAAAGGCGGAAGGTCGAAGAATCGGATGATGATCTTGATCTgttttcatttgacaaccaaatcCCCCTGACATTCAGTGTACCGACCAGCCAAACGGCCATCAGTAtagatgatagtgatgattcAGATGTGGATCAAGGCTGGGAGAGAACCAATGAGGCGGAGAATGATGTTGTAGATCTGGCTAATAGCAGCGAAGACGACGAACTCGACCAAGCACTAGC GGTGGATGGTGCTGATGACTCGGGTAACTTAGATGAAAGACAGGAGAGTCATGGCAGTAGACGATCCCCATCCCCTCCACCACCCCCACTGCAAGCTGATTTGATAAAGCTGCATGTTCAGATGCAGAGGTCTACAAG AGAATTTGATGCTCTAAAGCAAGTATTCACAGCATCCCCAGTCCCCATCAGGAACCCAagcattattttacttaaTGAGGAATCTGCCTGCTCCTCGGTTGACAGAGAAATACATCTCAAAATAAGGACGGCATCAGGGATCAAACGATTCTCTCTCAAAGCT attgaaAAGTTTGAGTCAGTTATAGAAGAGCTAGCAGCTCAAGAAGGAGTAGACaagaaaaacattcttttATCCTTAAGGGATCAAAACATCAACCCAGACGACACTCCACTCAGGGTGGGGGCAACTGTGGCAGATATCATTG AATGTGTTTTACTAAAGTCACAAATTCCAGAGGAGGATGAAAATGCCATGACAATCAGAGTCCATAGTGGCAGCGCTGCCACGTCCAAGGACTTCAAGGTTATCAAG GACTACATGGTTATCAAGGTATGGTATTCTACCTTCTTTTGCTCTTTTACCATCCACACAGGACCACACGGTTATCAAGGTATGGTATTCTACCTTCTTTTGCTCTTTTACCATCCACACAGGACTTCAAGGTTATCAAGGTATGGTATTCTACCTTCTTTTGCTCTTTTACCATCCACACAGGACTACATGGTTATCAAGGTATGGTATTCTACATTCTTTTGCTCTTTTACCATCCACACAGGACTTCAAGGTTATCAAGGTATGGTATTCTACCTTCTTTTGCTCTTTTACAATTCACACAGGACTACATGGTTATCAAGGTATGGTATTCTACCTTCTTTTGCTCTTTCACCATCCACACAGGACTGCACGGTTATCAAGGTATGGTATTCTACCTTCTTTTGCTCTTTTACCATCCACACAGGACTTCAAGGTTATCAAGGTATGGTATTCTACCTTCTTTTGCTCTTTTACCATCCACACAGGACTACACGGTTATCAAGGTATGGTATTCTACCTTCTTTTGCTCTTTTACCATCCACACAGGACTTCAAGGTTATCAAGGTATGGTATTCTACCTTCTTTTGCTCTTTTACCATCCACACAGGACTTCAAGGTTATCAAGGTATGGTATTCTACCTTCTTTTGCTCTTTTACCATCCACACAGGACTACACGGTTATCAAGGTATGGTATTCTACCTTCTTTTGCTCTTTTACCATTCACACAGGACTACACGGTTATCAAGGTATGGTATTCTACCTTCTTTTGCTCTTTTACCATCCACACAGGACTACATGGTTATCAAGGTATGGTATTATACATTCTTTTGCTCTTTTACCATCCACACAGGACTTCAAGGTTATCAAGGTATGGTATTCTACCTCCTTTTGCTCTTTTACCATTCACACAGGACTACACGGTTATCAAGGTATGGTATTCTACCTTCTTTTGCTCTAAAGATATAAAGATATCAAGGTATGGTATTCTACCTTTTTTGCCATTTTACCATCCACACAGGACTACATGGTTATCGAGGTATGGTATTCTACCTTCTTTTGCTCTTTTACCATACACACAGGACTACACAGTTATCAAGGTATGGTATTCTAccttttttgctcttttaccATCCACACAGGACTACATGGTTATCAAGATATGGTATTTACCTTCTTCTGCTCTTTTACCATCCACACAGGACTACACTGTTATCAAG GACTACATGGTTATCAAG GATCAGCCTCTGCAAAGTCTCATCGACAGATACTGCGAGTTTCGCAAACTTCCATCTTCCAAGCTTCAGTTTTCGTTTGACGGAGATGTGATCAAGGGCAGTTCAACACCAGCCGAGCTAGAGCTGGAAGATGAGGATATCTTGGATGTCAGAACATTTTAG
- the LOC5506965 gene encoding NFATC2-interacting protein isoform X17 has product MSRKTGPRSGVNLQAEKRRKVEESDDDLDLFSFDNQIPLTFSVPTSQTAISIDDSDDSDVDQGWERTNEAENDVVDLANSSEDDELDQALAVDGADDSGNLDERQESHGSRRSPSPPPPPLQADLIKLHVQMQRSTREFDALKQVFTASPVPIRNPSIILLNEESACSSVDREIHLKIRTASGIKRFSLKAIEKFESVIEELAAQEGVDKKNILLSLRDQNINPDDTPLRVGATVADIIECVLLKSQIPEEDENAMTIRVHSGSAATSKDFKVIKDYTVIKDQPLQSLIDRYCEFRKLPSSKLQFSFDGDVIKGSSTPAELELEDEDILDVRTF; this is encoded by the exons ATGTCCAGGAAGACAGGACCGAGATCTGGGGTGAATTTACAAGCTGAAAAAAGGCGGAAGGTCGAAGAATCGGATGATGATCTTGATCTgttttcatttgacaaccaaatcCCCCTGACATTCAGTGTACCGACCAGCCAAACGGCCATCAGTAtagatgatagtgatgattcAGATGTGGATCAAGGCTGGGAGAGAACCAATGAGGCGGAGAATGATGTTGTAGATCTGGCTAATAGCAGCGAAGACGACGAACTCGACCAAGCACTAGC GGTGGATGGTGCTGATGACTCGGGTAACTTAGATGAAAGACAGGAGAGTCATGGCAGTAGACGATCCCCATCCCCTCCACCACCCCCACTGCAAGCTGATTTGATAAAGCTGCATGTTCAGATGCAGAGGTCTACAAG AGAATTTGATGCTCTAAAGCAAGTATTCACAGCATCCCCAGTCCCCATCAGGAACCCAagcattattttacttaaTGAGGAATCTGCCTGCTCCTCGGTTGACAGAGAAATACATCTCAAAATAAGGACGGCATCAGGGATCAAACGATTCTCTCTCAAAGCT attgaaAAGTTTGAGTCAGTTATAGAAGAGCTAGCAGCTCAAGAAGGAGTAGACaagaaaaacattcttttATCCTTAAGGGATCAAAACATCAACCCAGACGACACTCCACTCAGGGTGGGGGCAACTGTGGCAGATATCATTG AATGTGTTTTACTAAAGTCACAAATTCCAGAGGAGGATGAAAATGCCATGACAATCAGAGTCCATAGTGGCAGCGCTGCCACGTCCAAGGACTTCAAGGTTATCAAG GACTACACTGTTATCAAG GATCAGCCTCTGCAAAGTCTCATCGACAGATACTGCGAGTTTCGCAAACTTCCATCTTCCAAGCTTCAGTTTTCGTTTGACGGAGATGTGATCAAGGGCAGTTCAACACCAGCCGAGCTAGAGCTGGAAGATGAGGATATCTTGGATGTCAGAACATTTTAG
- the LOC5506965 gene encoding NFATC2-interacting protein isoform X15, which translates to MSRKTGPRSGVNLQAEKRRKVEESDDDLDLFSFDNQIPLTFSVPTSQTAISIDDSDDSDVDQGWERTNEAENDVVDLANSSEDDELDQALAVDGADDSGNLDERQESHGSRRSPSPPPPPLQADLIKLHVQMQRSTREFDALKQVFTASPVPIRNPSIILLNEESACSSVDREIHLKIRTASGIKRFSLKAIEKFESVIEELAAQEGVDKKNILLSLRDQNINPDDTPLRVGATVADIIECVLLKSQIPEEDENAMTIRVHSGSAATSKDFKVIKDYTVIKDYMVIKDQPLQSLIDRYCEFRKLPSSKLQFSFDGDVIKGSSTPAELELEDEDILDVRTF; encoded by the exons ATGTCCAGGAAGACAGGACCGAGATCTGGGGTGAATTTACAAGCTGAAAAAAGGCGGAAGGTCGAAGAATCGGATGATGATCTTGATCTgttttcatttgacaaccaaatcCCCCTGACATTCAGTGTACCGACCAGCCAAACGGCCATCAGTAtagatgatagtgatgattcAGATGTGGATCAAGGCTGGGAGAGAACCAATGAGGCGGAGAATGATGTTGTAGATCTGGCTAATAGCAGCGAAGACGACGAACTCGACCAAGCACTAGC GGTGGATGGTGCTGATGACTCGGGTAACTTAGATGAAAGACAGGAGAGTCATGGCAGTAGACGATCCCCATCCCCTCCACCACCCCCACTGCAAGCTGATTTGATAAAGCTGCATGTTCAGATGCAGAGGTCTACAAG AGAATTTGATGCTCTAAAGCAAGTATTCACAGCATCCCCAGTCCCCATCAGGAACCCAagcattattttacttaaTGAGGAATCTGCCTGCTCCTCGGTTGACAGAGAAATACATCTCAAAATAAGGACGGCATCAGGGATCAAACGATTCTCTCTCAAAGCT attgaaAAGTTTGAGTCAGTTATAGAAGAGCTAGCAGCTCAAGAAGGAGTAGACaagaaaaacattcttttATCCTTAAGGGATCAAAACATCAACCCAGACGACACTCCACTCAGGGTGGGGGCAACTGTGGCAGATATCATTG AATGTGTTTTACTAAAGTCACAAATTCCAGAGGAGGATGAAAATGCCATGACAATCAGAGTCCATAGTGGCAGCGCTGCCACGTCCAAGGACTTCAAGGTTATCAAG GACTACACTGTTATCAAG GACTACATGGTTATCAAG GATCAGCCTCTGCAAAGTCTCATCGACAGATACTGCGAGTTTCGCAAACTTCCATCTTCCAAGCTTCAGTTTTCGTTTGACGGAGATGTGATCAAGGGCAGTTCAACACCAGCCGAGCTAGAGCTGGAAGATGAGGATATCTTGGATGTCAGAACATTTTAG
- the LOC5506965 gene encoding uncharacterized protein LOC5506965 isoform X8, with product MSRKTGPRSGVNLQAEKRRKVEESDDDLDLFSFDNQIPLTFSVPTSQTAISIDDSDDSDVDQGWERTNEAENDVVDLANSSEDDELDQALAVDGADDSGNLDERQESHGSRRSPSPPPPPLQADLIKLHVQMQRSTREFDALKQVFTASPVPIRNPSIILLNEESACSSVDREIHLKIRTASGIKRFSLKAIEKFESVIEELAAQEGVDKKNILLSLRDQNINPDDTPLRVGATVADIIECVLLKSQIPEEDENAMTIRVHSGSAATSKDFKVIKVWYSTFFCSFTIHTGLHGYQGMVFYLLLLFYHPFRTTRLSRYGILPSFALLQFTQDYMVIKVWYSTFFCSFTIHTGPHGYQGMVFYLLLLFYHPHRTSRLSRYGILPSFALLPSTQDYMVIKVWYSTFFCSFTIHTGLQGYQGMVFYLLLLFYNSHRTTWLSRYGILPSFALSPSTQDCTVIKVWYSTFFCSFTIHTGLQGYQGMVFYLLLLFYHPHRTTRLSRYGILPSFALLPSTQDFKVIKVWYSTFFCSFTIHTGLQGYQGMVFYLLLLFYHPHRTTRLSRYGILPSFALLPFTQDYTVIKVWYSTFFCSFTIHTGLHGYQGMVLYILLLFYHPHRTSRLSRTTLLSRYGILPSFALLPSTQDYKDIKDYMVIKDQPLQSLIDRYCEFRKLPSSKLQFSFDGDVIKGSSTPAELELEDEDILDVRTF from the exons ATGTCCAGGAAGACAGGACCGAGATCTGGGGTGAATTTACAAGCTGAAAAAAGGCGGAAGGTCGAAGAATCGGATGATGATCTTGATCTgttttcatttgacaaccaaatcCCCCTGACATTCAGTGTACCGACCAGCCAAACGGCCATCAGTAtagatgatagtgatgattcAGATGTGGATCAAGGCTGGGAGAGAACCAATGAGGCGGAGAATGATGTTGTAGATCTGGCTAATAGCAGCGAAGACGACGAACTCGACCAAGCACTAGC GGTGGATGGTGCTGATGACTCGGGTAACTTAGATGAAAGACAGGAGAGTCATGGCAGTAGACGATCCCCATCCCCTCCACCACCCCCACTGCAAGCTGATTTGATAAAGCTGCATGTTCAGATGCAGAGGTCTACAAG AGAATTTGATGCTCTAAAGCAAGTATTCACAGCATCCCCAGTCCCCATCAGGAACCCAagcattattttacttaaTGAGGAATCTGCCTGCTCCTCGGTTGACAGAGAAATACATCTCAAAATAAGGACGGCATCAGGGATCAAACGATTCTCTCTCAAAGCT attgaaAAGTTTGAGTCAGTTATAGAAGAGCTAGCAGCTCAAGAAGGAGTAGACaagaaaaacattcttttATCCTTAAGGGATCAAAACATCAACCCAGACGACACTCCACTCAGGGTGGGGGCAACTGTGGCAGATATCATTG AATGTGTTTTACTAAAGTCACAAATTCCAGAGGAGGATGAAAATGCCATGACAATCAGAGTCCATAGTGGCAGCGCTGCCACGTCCAAGGACTTCAAGGTTATCAAGGTATGGTATTCTACCTTCTTTTGCTCTTTTACCATCCACACAGGACTACACGGTTATCAAGGTATGGTATTCTACCTTCTTTTGCTCTTTTACCATCCATTCAGGACTACACGGTTATCAAGGTATGGTATTCTACCTTCTTTTGCTCTTTTACAATTCACACAGGACTACATGGTTATCAAGGTATGGTATTCTACCTTCTTTTGCTCTTTTACCATCCACACAGGACCACACGGTTATCAAGGTATGGTATTCTACCTTCTTTTGCTCTTTTACCATCCACACAGGACTTCAAGGTTATCAAGGTATGGTATTCTACCTTCTTTTGCTCTTTTACCATCCACACAGGACTACATGGTTATCAAGGTATGGTATTCTACATTCTTTTGCTCTTTTACCATCCACACAGGACTTCAAGGTTATCAAGGTATGGTATTCTACCTTCTTTTGCTCTTTTACAATTCACACAGGACTACATGGTTATCAAGGTATGGTATTCTACCTTCTTTTGCTCTTTCACCATCCACACAGGACTGCACGGTTATCAAGGTATGGTATTCTACCTTCTTTTGCTCTTTTACCATCCACACAGGACTTCAAGGTTATCAAGGTATGGTATTCTACCTTCTTTTGCTCTTTTACCATCCACACAGGACTACACGGTTATCAAGGTATGGTATTCTACCTTCTTTTGCTCTTTTACCATCCACACAGGACTTCAAGGTTATCAAGGTATGGTATTCTACCTTCTTTTGCTCTTTTACCATCCACACAGGACTTCAAGGTTATCAAGGTATGGTATTCTACCTTCTTTTGCTCTTTTACCATCCACACAGGACTACACGGTTATCAAGGTATGGTATTCTACCTTCTTTTGCTCTTTTACCATTCACACAGGACTACACGGTTATCAAGGTATGGTATTCTACCTTCTTTTGCTCTTTTACCATCCACACAGGACTACATGGTTATCAAGGTATGGTATTATACATTCTTTTGCTCTTTTACCATCCACACAGGACTTCAAGGTTATCAAG GACTACACTGTTATCAAGGTATGGTATTCTACCTTCTTTTGCTCTTTTACCATCCACACAGGACTACAAAGATATCAAG GACTACATGGTTATCAAG GATCAGCCTCTGCAAAGTCTCATCGACAGATACTGCGAGTTTCGCAAACTTCCATCTTCCAAGCTTCAGTTTTCGTTTGACGGAGATGTGATCAAGGGCAGTTCAACACCAGCCGAGCTAGAGCTGGAAGATGAGGATATCTTGGATGTCAGAACATTTTAG
- the LOC5506965 gene encoding uncharacterized protein LOC5506965 isoform X14 encodes MSRKTGPRSGVNLQAEKRRKVEESDDDLDLFSFDNQIPLTFSVPTSQTAISIDDSDDSDVDQGWERTNEAENDVVDLANSSEDDELDQALAVDGADDSGNLDERQESHGSRRSPSPPPPPLQADLIKLHVQMQRSTREFDALKQVFTASPVPIRNPSIILLNEESACSSVDREIHLKIRTASGIKRFSLKAIEKFESVIEELAAQEGVDKKNILLSLRDQNINPDDTPLRVGATVADIIECVLLKSQIPEEDENAMTIRVHSGSAATSKDFKVIKVWYSTFFCSFTIHTGLHGYQGMVFYLLLLFYHPFRTTRLSRYGILPSFALLQFTQDYMVIKDQPLQSLIDRYCEFRKLPSSKLQFSFDGDVIKGSSTPAELELEDEDILDVRTF; translated from the exons ATGTCCAGGAAGACAGGACCGAGATCTGGGGTGAATTTACAAGCTGAAAAAAGGCGGAAGGTCGAAGAATCGGATGATGATCTTGATCTgttttcatttgacaaccaaatcCCCCTGACATTCAGTGTACCGACCAGCCAAACGGCCATCAGTAtagatgatagtgatgattcAGATGTGGATCAAGGCTGGGAGAGAACCAATGAGGCGGAGAATGATGTTGTAGATCTGGCTAATAGCAGCGAAGACGACGAACTCGACCAAGCACTAGC GGTGGATGGTGCTGATGACTCGGGTAACTTAGATGAAAGACAGGAGAGTCATGGCAGTAGACGATCCCCATCCCCTCCACCACCCCCACTGCAAGCTGATTTGATAAAGCTGCATGTTCAGATGCAGAGGTCTACAAG AGAATTTGATGCTCTAAAGCAAGTATTCACAGCATCCCCAGTCCCCATCAGGAACCCAagcattattttacttaaTGAGGAATCTGCCTGCTCCTCGGTTGACAGAGAAATACATCTCAAAATAAGGACGGCATCAGGGATCAAACGATTCTCTCTCAAAGCT attgaaAAGTTTGAGTCAGTTATAGAAGAGCTAGCAGCTCAAGAAGGAGTAGACaagaaaaacattcttttATCCTTAAGGGATCAAAACATCAACCCAGACGACACTCCACTCAGGGTGGGGGCAACTGTGGCAGATATCATTG AATGTGTTTTACTAAAGTCACAAATTCCAGAGGAGGATGAAAATGCCATGACAATCAGAGTCCATAGTGGCAGCGCTGCCACGTCCAAGGACTTCAAGGTTATCAAGGTATGGTATTCTACCTTCTTTTGCTCTTTTACCATCCACACAGGACTACACGGTTATCAAGGTATGGTATTCTACCTTCTTTTGCTCTTTTACCATCCATTCAGGACTACACGGTTATCAAGGTATGGTATTCTACCTTCTTTTGCTCTTTTACAATTCACACAGGACTACATGGTTATCAAG GATCAGCCTCTGCAAAGTCTCATCGACAGATACTGCGAGTTTCGCAAACTTCCATCTTCCAAGCTTCAGTTTTCGTTTGACGGAGATGTGATCAAGGGCAGTTCAACACCAGCCGAGCTAGAGCTGGAAGATGAGGATATCTTGGATGTCAGAACATTTTAG